A window from Pseudomonas sp. Tri1 encodes these proteins:
- a CDS encoding YqfO family protein: MYKLCFFVPASHLDVVKSAVFAAGGGRIGDYDHCAWQVLGLGQFRPLDGSQPFIGEAGQVEQVEEWKVELVVADELIRSVVAALKQSHPYETPAYEVWRLEDF, from the coding sequence GTGTACAAGCTCTGCTTCTTCGTCCCGGCCAGCCACCTGGACGTGGTCAAAAGCGCCGTATTCGCCGCCGGTGGCGGGCGGATCGGCGACTATGACCACTGTGCCTGGCAAGTGCTGGGCCTGGGCCAGTTCCGCCCGTTGGACGGCAGCCAGCCGTTCATTGGCGAGGCGGGGCAGGTCGAGCAGGTCGAGGAATGGAAGGTGGAGCTTGTCGTTGCCGATGAGTTGATCCGTTCGGTGGTGGCGGCGTTGAAGCAGAGCCATCCCTACGAGACACCGGCGTATGAGGTGTGGCGGTTGGAGGATTTCTGA
- the nagE gene encoding N-acetylglucosamine-specific PTS transporter subunit IIBC, producing the protein MYQHFIEGLQRLGRALMLPIAILPIAGLLLRLGDTDLLNIAIIHDAGQAIFANLAMIFAIGIAVGFARDNNGTAGLAGAIGYLVMIATLKVLDASINMGMLAGIISGLLAGALYNRFKDIKLPEYLAFFGGRRFVPIVTGFSAVGLGVVFGLIWPPIQQGINSFGALLMESGSVGAFVFGVFNRLLIVTGLHHILNNMAWFIFGSFTDPQTGAVVTGDLTRYFAGDPNGGQFMTGMFPVMLFGLPAACLAMYRNALPQRRKVMGGILLSMALTSFLTGVTEPVEFAFMFLAPLLFLLHALLTGLSMAITDLLNIRLGFTFSGGFIDMVLGWGKSSNGWLVVPVGLVYAVIYYVVFDFCIRRFDLKTPGREDVPAGDKPVIAQNQRAKAYIQALGGADNLITVGACTTRLRLDMVDRNKASDTQLKALGAMAVVRPGNGGSLQVVVGPMADSIADEIRLALPSSERPATAPVVALAEPAEPTAVSGDEAQQWLDALGGAGNVLQLDCVATSRLRVRLADGQGLSESQLKTLGCQGVSPLEGGVWHLLLGEKAPGLWQALEAVVLNRRADVKA; encoded by the coding sequence ATGTACCAACATTTTATCGAAGGGCTGCAACGCCTCGGCCGCGCGCTGATGCTGCCGATCGCGATCCTGCCGATTGCCGGCCTGTTGCTGCGCCTGGGCGACACCGACCTTTTGAACATCGCCATCATTCACGATGCCGGGCAGGCGATTTTCGCCAACCTGGCAATGATCTTCGCCATCGGCATCGCCGTGGGTTTCGCCCGGGACAATAACGGCACGGCGGGGCTGGCTGGGGCCATCGGTTATCTGGTGATGATTGCGACCCTGAAAGTTCTCGATGCCAGCATCAACATGGGCATGCTCGCCGGGATCATCAGTGGCCTCTTGGCCGGTGCGCTGTACAACCGTTTCAAGGACATCAAGCTGCCGGAATACCTGGCGTTCTTTGGCGGCCGGCGCTTCGTGCCGATTGTCACCGGCTTCAGCGCCGTCGGCCTCGGCGTGGTGTTCGGCCTGATCTGGCCGCCGATCCAGCAGGGCATCAACAGCTTCGGCGCCTTGCTGATGGAAAGCGGCAGCGTCGGTGCGTTTGTGTTCGGCGTGTTCAACCGGCTACTGATCGTCACCGGCCTGCACCATATCCTCAACAACATGGCCTGGTTCATCTTCGGCAGCTTCACCGACCCGCAAACCGGCGCGGTGGTCACGGGCGATCTGACCCGCTACTTTGCCGGTGATCCCAATGGCGGCCAGTTCATGACCGGCATGTTCCCGGTGATGCTTTTCGGCCTGCCCGCCGCGTGCCTGGCGATGTACCGCAATGCCCTGCCCCAGCGGCGCAAAGTCATGGGCGGTATTTTGCTGTCCATGGCGCTGACGTCGTTTCTCACCGGGGTCACCGAGCCGGTGGAATTTGCCTTCATGTTTCTCGCGCCGCTGTTGTTCCTGTTGCATGCCTTGCTCACCGGGCTGTCGATGGCAATCACCGATCTGCTGAACATCCGCCTGGGCTTCACCTTCTCCGGCGGTTTCATCGACATGGTCCTGGGTTGGGGCAAGTCCAGTAACGGCTGGTTGGTGGTACCAGTGGGCCTGGTCTATGCGGTGATCTATTACGTTGTATTCGACTTCTGCATTCGCCGCTTCGACCTGAAGACCCCGGGGCGTGAAGACGTGCCGGCCGGGGACAAACCGGTCATCGCCCAGAACCAGCGCGCCAAGGCCTACATCCAGGCCTTGGGTGGTGCGGACAATCTGATCACCGTCGGCGCCTGTACCACACGGCTGCGCCTGGACATGGTCGATCGCAACAAAGCGTCCGACACGCAACTCAAAGCCCTTGGCGCCATGGCCGTGGTGCGTCCCGGCAATGGCGGGAGCTTGCAGGTAGTGGTCGGGCCGATGGCCGACAGCATTGCCGATGAAATCCGCTTGGCGTTGCCCTCTTCCGAGCGTCCAGCCACTGCGCCCGTGGTTGCGCTGGCTGAACCTGCTGAACCGACCGCCGTGTCCGGGGACGAAGCGCAGCAGTGGCTGGATGCGCTGGGTGGCGCTGGCAATGTGTTGCAGCTCGATTGCGTGGCGACGAGCCGGTTACGGGTGCGACTGGCCGATGGCCAAGGGTTGTCGGAAAGCCAACTCAAGACACTGGGTTGCCAGGGGGTTAGTCCGTTGGAGGGGGGAGTCTGGCACTTGCTGCTTGGGGAGAAAGCGCCGGGGTTGTGGCAGGCGTTGGAGGCGGTGGTGCTGAATCGTAGGGCGGATGTCAAAGCCTGA